In Planctomycetota bacterium, a genomic segment contains:
- a CDS encoding serine hydrolase domain-containing protein, whose product MHVLVFLAILGFVLVLGLTSPAWGEAGSAGTPTGLAGQVQPFVDRQELAGAVMLVADGRKVVAVEAVGWADIAAKKPMRTDSLFWVASQTKPITGAALMILVDEGKVNVDDAVEKYLPEFRGQMLIAERDDDHVLLKRPKHPITVRNLLTHTSGLPFKSALEEPTLDLFPLRARARSYAMTPLEFEPGTRYQYSNAGINTAARLLEVVAGVPYERFLDERLFKPLGMADATFWPTAEQAARIARPYKPGPNNQGLEETTIGQLHYPLTDRVERFPMPAGGLFATAHDLARFYQMLLNGGQLDGRRVLSEAAVRQMTSRQTPPGLQESYGFGIAVGDHFFGHGGAFSTNSWADTARGQVFVWLVQHAAFPGEGAKAQDAFKKAALEAFAASRPAGRKP is encoded by the coding sequence ATGCATGTCCTGGTGTTCTTGGCGATCCTCGGGTTCGTTCTGGTCTTGGGCCTGACGAGTCCGGCCTGGGGAGAGGCCGGGTCTGCCGGCACGCCCACGGGGCTTGCCGGGCAGGTCCAGCCGTTCGTGGACCGCCAGGAGCTCGCGGGCGCCGTGATGCTCGTCGCCGACGGGCGCAAGGTTGTCGCCGTCGAGGCGGTGGGTTGGGCGGATATCGCGGCAAAGAAGCCGATGCGAACGGACTCCCTGTTCTGGGTCGCCTCGCAGACCAAGCCGATCACGGGCGCCGCGCTGATGATCCTGGTGGACGAGGGGAAGGTGAACGTGGACGATGCCGTCGAGAAGTACCTTCCCGAGTTCCGAGGGCAGATGCTCATCGCCGAGAGGGACGACGACCACGTTCTCCTCAAGAGGCCGAAGCACCCCATCACGGTGAGGAACCTGCTCACCCACACCAGCGGCCTGCCCTTCAAGTCCGCCCTGGAGGAGCCCACGCTCGATCTGTTCCCCCTGCGGGCCCGCGCGCGCAGCTACGCGATGACGCCGCTGGAGTTCGAGCCCGGCACCAGGTACCAGTACAGCAACGCCGGCATCAACACGGCGGCCCGCCTCCTCGAGGTCGTGGCGGGAGTGCCCTACGAGCGATTCCTCGACGAGCGCCTCTTCAAGCCGCTGGGCATGGCCGATGCCACCTTCTGGCCCACCGCCGAGCAGGCGGCGCGCATCGCCAGACCCTACAAGCCGGGCCCCAACAACCAGGGCCTGGAGGAGACGACCATCGGGCAACTCCACTACCCGCTCACCGACCGCGTCGAGCGTTTCCCGATGCCAGCCGGCGGCCTGTTCGCGACTGCGCACGACCTGGCGCGTTTCTACCAGATGCTCCTCAACGGCGGCCAGCTCGACGGGCGGCGCGTTCTCTCGGAGGCCGCCGTGAGACAGATGACCAGCCGCCAGACGCCGCCCGGGCTTCAGGAGAGCTACGGGTTCGGCATCGCCGTCGGCGACCACTTCTTCGGCCACGGCGGGGCGTTCTCGACCAACTCATGGGCCGACACGGCGCGCGGCCAGGTCTTCGTGTGGCTCGTGCAACACGCCGCTTTCCCCGGCGAGGGTGCGAAAGCCCAGGACGCCTTCAAGAAGGCGGCACTTGAGGCGTTCGCCGCCAGCAGGCCCGCTGGCAGAAAGCCCTGA